Genomic DNA from Acanthopagrus latus isolate v.2019 chromosome 2, fAcaLat1.1, whole genome shotgun sequence:
CAATGAATTAAATAACTGCAGCAAATACCTATATTGCAATGACAACAGAGTGGAGTCTTTAAAAATGAACCACCACAATTACTCTTAGACAGTGAGAGGGGGGTGCACCGTTCCTGGAGATACTGCAATACCAGGTCGATGCGTGGAGTGGACGGAGCAAGCCCCTATTCCATCTCCCTGTtccaaaaatcaatttaatataTGGTCCCCGGGTAGGGGACGTAtcagatattaaactgataagaacagatactaCACTTGATCTTAGCCAAAAGGCCGAGAAGCGATACTCCACAACGAGCAGCCGGGAGGAAGTGATTCCCCTCAACGTCAGTCCACCTCATGGTTTGAAACTACAGATAAGACTTTTtgcatcacaacacaacacaacacaacacaacacaggaaaacatgCCTATGAGATCATGTACCACCGGTGACGATTAGTAGCGATATTaacattaaatcataaaaaaaaaactggcgtCCACAATCACACCCCCTCGTTGCGTTCTGTGCACGTGGTACGCTGTGGGCCAATAGGAAGTTGTAGATTAAAAGCATCCCATTTCCCTTTACAGACAGATTTAACATATTAATACATGTAACTGTGTATTTACACTCATTCGGTATAACTCAATGACGCGCATGAAACTTCATCGTTTGAGGAGAATAATGTTTTTTCGCTTTAATAACGTTACTCAGATCACAACAACAGgttgagctcctcctcctccagcagacgAGAGCTAACTGCTCCATACGCTTCACAGCCAACACCTAGCAATGCAATCCTTCTTTAAAGTTTACCGGAGACACcatgctctgctgctcattCAGAACAGAGACTATAACCGCTCAGTCAAATCGACGGTATAATTAATAGGATGACATTCAGCTACCTTGACAGATGTGACAATCAACGGCCCTGCCACTTACAGACCACTATCACTTTCAAAATGGCGGATAACGTTTGCGGAGTCTACACAAATGTACAGGCAGATGCAATAAACTGACATTTGTGGTCAACAATAGTCACACAACAGTTATCTGACAGTGTACGGTTTTGTTAATCAAATATACAGaacatgtctgctgtgacaAACCGACTTGAACTTTGGAGAAATTCGCTATAACTTCACTGACATGGCGGCCACGCAGGTGATGTAACCCGCGGTTAACGAGGGCGAATTGAAGTCAGTTTGAAATAAACTTCCATTAAAGCTTGCATGACAACTCCCCCTGACAACAACTCTTCACAATTTGTAAAAGTCATTCTCTACTGAACAAAAGTGACAAACATAGCAACAGAAGGATAATTACCTTTAGCCCGCTTGCTAGCATAGCAGTTAACGTTCACTCGGCTAATCACAGCACGTCCAGCGGTCAGACGCTCAAAAGTAGCCGACAGCAATTTCAAAGAGTTTACACGATATTGTCtcttcaataaataaaatgttagaCGGTAAAAATCATCTCACCGGAGTTTTCGTCCACCAAACGTCAAAATAATCCTGTGACAGTTGACGGCTGCAACTTCACGATGATCTAAAATGGCTCCCGAACTTGCGCTTGACCCGTTGAGAAGGGAGCCGCGTGCACGTACAGGCCGCGTGCAAGAAGAAAGGGGGCGTGTCCAACATGTTTGAACCCAGTCACGTGTTTAATTATTCAACATGTgaaattaattatgaatataaaacactattttatttcattgaaacATTTATGTCGCCAACAATATAGCCTTCTTTGGGCAATTTTAATTTCGCtccaattattattttttttaaaattacaattCAAGCTTTactaactttttaaaaaaatctttattttctaatttttaaCATACAAATCCAATTTTGTGCAACATGAAAGAGTTATAAAAATAAgatgacacaaacagacatttagtatatagtatatgacacaaaacacaaatgcaaatatatgataaaatgtattattattattgttattattattttgaggGTATTAAATTTGGCCCTTCAAAATAATTTCCATACAGAGATAAACCTGTCAGGTATAGTTCTTTGATCTTATCATTTGAGGTagataaaatcttttttatatacataaatcagttatcaacatgatgtcaggACTACACAAGCACTGAGTCAAGCATTAAGTAATCTGGATCAGCCTTAAAAATTAAACTGTCTGTTAACTGATTATGTTCACTGTGTGTTAGTGTTCCTCAGtgcatatgtgtatatacacacttcctgtttgacatgttttacCAGGTGAGTCACACCAGGTATTGTAGGTGATTCAGCCTATCCTGTTGCAGATAATAGATagtgtgtctgtgcatacaAGTGGGTGTTTGGGGCTGgaagggaggaggtggtggtagGTAAATTGAGAAGGATATATGTGTTTGTTCTATAGCCTtattccctcctctgtgtgtgtgtgtgtgtgtgtgcagggggtGTGGTTATGTGTGAGatcacagaacactgtttgctCAGTAATCTCTGGCTCAACCTGTCTGATAGGTGTGGGCTGGCTGGCACTGACTTGCTCAGGTATGAAGACAAGTCGAGTGCAGTTCTGAAAGAAGAGGGAAACTACAGGCACTGAATTTTCTCACATAAATAAGGAGGAGAACTCACGCAGACATACACCTGTATGCAGGACAGTGAAAGAGGAAACCCTTGGAACGAGGAGAGGAGAATACTGCAGGATGTGAAATAACCCCGGAGGAGATTCTTATACTGCGGTTCGACCAATGGGTCTGGGATTCCAATGTGGCATTTCAGGCTCTGGGATGTTCAagatgttgctgtgtttctcAGCATCGCATTATATATGTGTCACCTTGGTAAGCCCTCATGCACGTATTTATAATTCTTCTCCAAACGCCTCATACTGTTGTGTTTGACAGCATGCTTTTATCAGGACTTGATACACAGAACAAAGCAGCTTTTTCAGATAGATCTTGCAATACTTTCTCCTGGTCCACACCAAAAGGTCCCAGCACACCAGAGAAAACTTGAATCTTGAAGAAAATACAAAGGAAATGGCAGCTGTACAAAGTCTTTGCTAAAATAAGATCTAGTATCCACGTGATGAAGGCTATTGCATAATTTTAATTGTGACATGTGgcacttttttccccacactgCCTTGTTTGTTAGTCAGCACTGGTATTCTCAGGTCGAATTCCTCTCTTGTGCCTCATTAAGCAAACATCGCCAGCAGAACCAGATCTCACACTGAAACGGCTGTTAAAAAATATCAGATGAGCGGCGGCCAGGAATCGTTACTTCTCAGCTCGTTGGACAAGTTTCATCCCTCCAGAGAGCACAGAACagcacatttctgtctgcatgtgGAATTCGATGTAAATGAGTCACAGTGTTTGCAAGCAGCTGTGACCTATTGTGTGCTGAGATGCAAAACCTGTGAGGTTAAATAGTTTCTTTTTATGGAGCTGCGTTGAGTCATTCAGTGAGACGAGTTCTGCTGTCACCGCTGTCCTGTCTGAGAGAAGGTTGAACTGTAACTAACAGTGTGAAAGGTAAAGATGTTTATCAGGCGGTGCAATATACTACATTTATTATACAAGGACAAGTTTGAGATACTctgcttgagtatttccatttatCAGCTGACTCACAGTTTACAGTATACACATTTAGAGCATTTATCAGACCCTTTAGTCCAAAGTGATTTACAGTAATCCATACATTCATGCACTGATggtgatggctgccatgcaaggtgctgaccagcacatcaggagcagtttggggttcagtgtcttgcccgAGGACACTTCTACATGCAGACCAGGAGAATCGAACCAGCAGCCTTCAGATAAAAAGACGCTGGCTCTatccctgagccacagctgccctaTATAGTTGTAAATTCGattataatttacttttacttatatTTTTGGTAGTTAAGTTTATGGTAATACTTCCTAATAACCATCACTACCTCCACAGAGGAGAGTTGGTTTGTAggtcggtttgtcagcaggattttgCAAAAAACTACTTAAAAGATTTCCACCAAACTCTGAAGATCATGATTCTCCTTCCAGAGACTTTGGATGGTAAACTTGAATCATcgattatattatattatctgtctgtctgtgtgtctgtctaatGTCAATTCATTGTCTCTTTGATGATACTGCTTTCACATCTGTTCACATCTACATATACAAGCTCAGGATCTAACACCTCTgtcctcttcacctctgtcactTCGGAAGCCGGAGCCATCTCCATCCACTCCCCCCAGAGGAGCCTCACCAGGTTGGTGCAGGaggatgtgtttttctcagtgGATGTGAACTGCAGCGGGAACCACACCATACAATGGACCTTTATGTCAGGGGTGGTGAGCCGCACCATAGGGACTTGGCAGCCGGGGGGGTTCCCCAACATAACGGTGGattacagcagcagagtgcagccCTACAACAATGGCTCCATGGGCCTGTCAGACCTGCGGCTGCAGGACGGTGGATACTACGTCATCACTGTCACAGACGAGACGGGAAACAGTAAGGACGCTGGTCATGTCCTGAAAGTGAACGGTGAGTGGGCCTGAACTCCTCCATGTCACTCCTACAGCAAATAGCTCAGAGTGCTGCAGTTTGGAAAACCTTGTTTGACCACATTTCTCTTGTTCTGACAGCCTGGAGACACAGGTGCCAGGAAATATGCAGAGCCTGCTTTTACACTGGTATAACTGCTGCCTAGCAACAACAAATCACACGAGAATGATaatgaaacaaataacaaatgaacaaataaaccAACATAAGGACAAAAGTGAAGACAAGTTATtatctcctcacctctcctcagttttcgtagtccacaaatcatttctggagctttacaggaAAACAGAGTTTCAGTGTTCTCCCTAacaactggaggagctggacacttgttttaaaatgtaaaaatacaaccaaaaatATAAGATGGCTCCATACAGTCTGATGTAAACCACAGCTCCGGAGGCTCCAGGACTTGATTTTagacactgttttgctgtgaagccaaaaaatgtgttgttgacTACTGAACTTCACTCAGCTTTCCCTCAGCATGTGGTCGAGTAGATAAATTAACTGTTCCTCTAGGCAGCCATTTTAATTTTGTGGTAAtttgttcagtagtttttgtgtaatcctgcaaACCGACCAACAGATATGGGTGAAAATACAATTTCCTTGGCagaggcaacaacaacagacagatcAGTCGAAAGTGTTTGTAAAAAATTACATAATCAACATATTTTCTGCTGTCTATGGGGTACATGACCCCCTCTAAGAATGCATAGTTTcgctttggtgtgtgtgtaatagTGTTTTTCTCAGTGAGAATCCCCtgaaggtaaaaacaaaaccaagatTTTATGGAGGCATTTTCTATGACTTCCAGGACACTGGGACACAGTAAAAGTCGTCATCTTGAACTTTATGTGCGCCTTTATTCAAACTGAGTTTATCATCGTTATTCATCAGTAAACAGTCAGatcatctgtctgtccatcttcGATACAGTGACACCAGAACCCCACAACACATTGTGTTGTGGGGTTCTGGTGTTGAAGGCTGACATGTGAAAATGATAATTACAGTATATAATAATATAGTTATACACTGTGAGATCATGTTGTTTAGGACTTTGGCGTAAGAATGAGAATACTTTTAGTTCTTAACATTCTTGACATTTGCCTCGTCTCTCTGTTACACAAGCTGCATTCCTaccgtgtttgttttgtggaaaGTATTCTTTTGAAGTCATCATGATTGGGCTGCTGTGTCTCCGTCCTCCAGAGGTGCTGTACGAGGATCTCcagtacctgtctgtctctgccttaGCACTGGCCTGTATCGCCGGCCTGCTCATGCTGGCCATGTGGCTACTAGACAAGGTGTACAGGAAGATAGTGGCATGGAGACGCAGGAAACAGATGCCAGGTACAGCAACATGAGAAACACCTCTCTAAAGTATATGCTACCCTGAAATGAATATGTGAGAGGTTTATTTGCTCTGAACTTCATTGTTTActcagtttttttccttctctttgctCCATCATTGTGGAAATTGTATAAATGTGGCTTGACAGGCACGACTGTGGGTTAAAGTTATCCATTATGTCTTAAGTATGGGTGTGTGAGAGTACAAAGGTCTGTGAAGCTCTATTATTGTGTTGTACAGCAGTGTACGGCGCTAACTTTAGTTTGTGTATTGACCAGTTTAATCCTCCTTTGTGCAGAAAATGAtgcaacagagctgcagccgcTATAATGGACGTCTGGTAGCCACAACATGACAACACAGCAGAGACTGATCATCACTTACCAATGCTGCAATAAGGACTATTTTAAGGTCTATTTTTAGGTAAAACAACAGTCTTTAAGTTCAAAAAGTTACTTACAGCCAGGAAGATTGCTCGCCAATGGTGTAAAAACTTGTcctgtttacattttgtattgAATACATTTGGTTTTCTCACTGCTGATGACTTTGGATTGAATGTAAATATAATCACTGATGAGAATGGAGAAcaatacatactgtatttattatCTAAGCAAATGAATTGTGTGACTTTCTTTACAACTATCTTCCAAACTTGAGTCTT
This window encodes:
- the LOC119032338 gene encoding V-set and transmembrane domain-containing protein 5 encodes the protein MWHFRLWDVQDVAVFLSIALYMCHLAGAISIHSPQRSLTRLVQEDVFFSVDVNCSGNHTIQWTFMSGVVSRTIGTWQPGGFPNITVDYSSRVQPYNNGSMGLSDLRLQDGGYYVITVTDETGNSKDAGHVLKVNEVLYEDLQYLSVSALALACIAGLLMLAMWLLDKVYRKIVAWRRRKQMPENDATELQPL